DNA sequence from the Microcebus murinus isolate Inina chromosome 18, M.murinus_Inina_mat1.0, whole genome shotgun sequence genome:
GCatgcagcaggtgctcaataatttgttggataaaaataatagctactatttacCAAGTTTTTAGGGTAGCACAAGGTTACAGTGAGTACCATATACTATTTCATTGAATTCTCACAACCAAAACAGGGTTAATAAAAATTCTAACTTGTGGTGGGgcacacagtggctcatgtctgtaatcttagcactttggaaggccaaggtgggaggatcacttgaagccaggagtttgagaccagcctaggcaatagtgacactctgtctctacaaagagtaaaaaagttagccaggcgtggtggtgcacgtctgtagtctgagctacttgggaggctgagacaggagcatcacttgagcccaggagtttgaggttgcagtgagctatgatgatgacactgtactctatcctgggcaacagagaccctgcatccaaaaaaaaggaaaaagaaaaagaaaaaagaaagaaagaaatctaactTAAGGCTCCCAGACCTGCAAGAGAAGAGTCTCAGCCTTGTGACATATTCATGTTGGCTAGAATCTAGAATCACTCCTGGCCTGATTactcctcagtttccctcctccTTGGCCCCATGGCCCTTAAATGTGGGTATCTGCCCAAGCTTTGGCCTTCCCACCCAGTTGGTCTTCCCTGCATGATCTTCATCATGCTCATACCTCCAACCATAGGCTAAAAGTACCAGATCTAAATCTAGCCCAAAGCTCCCACCTGCGCACTGGCTTAGAATATCCACCTGCCTACTGGACACCTTCTTATGGATGTACCACAGGCTCAGCCTTGCTTGACTGTGCTCATTATCTGCCCTTTCCCTGTGCTCCCTAAGCTGGATAATGGATCAGGGCACCTAGGTCAGAAGCCTTGGTTTGTCTCCTCCCTTACTCTCTCTCCTTATGGTCCATACTGCCACATTCCAGTTCCTGCCCTCTCCACCTCTCGCCTGGTCTCTTGTGATCAATCCCTAACTGATATCTCAGGTTTCCCCCATCATGTTCCTCAAAGCTGCCCGAGTGTGATCTTTCCTAAACTCTCCAGTGCAGGCCCATCTCCAGGAGCCCAGACTAGTGCAAGATGCCTTAAATCCCTGCCTACTTAGAGCCTCCTCAGCCATCACTCTTGGAGATGCATGTGGGGCTCTAACAGGGCCAAGGTACTTGTGCACCCTGCCCATTCCTTCTGTTTCACCCGATCACCACGCCCTGCCCTGGCACACGTGAAGAGGCAGGTTGGCAGAGTGGAAAGTGCTGTGGGCCTGCAATCTGAAGATGTGGGTTCTGGTCCTGTTCATACTCAGGTCCCTCACATGAAAGGCAAGAGTAATCATGAAATATTGTGATTTCTCCGTATTTCATGTACAAATGCTAGACAAATGTAAGATCTTTGTGGAGTCACTTTTCTTCTAGGCTACTGTAAACTCTTGAAGGGCAGATGTGCTATCTTTCTCTGCATTCTTCACAGCACCTACTAGGGTGGTTTGGAAACGGAACAAAAGTGTGTTGAAGGAATGAAACCTTGACAGAGTGAATGGAAGAATGTCCTGTGTTTCCATTCTCCAGCTCCAGCTTTCCATCTGCCTTGGGGGAGGGCGCTAGGGAAGGGATGACTGTCATGTAGGCCTGGCCCTAGGGCAGGAAAACAGGTTTGTCATGGAAATAAATTGAAGATGCTGTGTTTACATTGGACATTTGCACTCAATTTCCTATCAGACTGTGAGTTTCCTAAGTGGGGCATAGGAGtctgtcttattcatttttgtttccaCCACTTAGCTGCAGGGCTTGGTACCAGCTCTAAAGATGCCTACAGGTGGCCTAGGTGGGAGGACAGAAGGAGCAACAGCTCAGGGTCAGATGTGGCCCTGTGGAAAAGAGAGAGGACAACTTGAGGGGACAATTTCCCATCCCTAATCTGCTCTCAAGAAAATGGGCTTGTAGGTAGAATAAATAAGGGTAGAATGGAAATGGGATAGAGAGAAAAAAGGCATATCCtcctcattttgttttgtttaatttttaattattatgggtacataattgttatatatctttataaggcacatgtgatttttttttttttttttgagacagagtctcactttattgcccaggctagagtgagtgccatggcgacagcctagcttacagcaacctcaaactcctgggctcaagcaatcctgctgcctcaacctcccaagtagctgggactacaggcatgcaccaccatgcccggctaattttttctatatatattagttggccaattaatttctttctatttatagtagagacggagtctcgctcttgatcaggctagtttcgaactcctgacctcaagcaatctgcctgcttcggtctcccagagtgctaggattacaggtgtgagccaccgcacctggccacacatgtgatgttttgatacagggatacaatgtgaattaaccaaatcaggataattggagTATCCATGACTTcagtaatttatcatttttttctttgtgttaggaacatttcaattccactctttaaattatttcaaagtataccctaacttattgttgattatagtcactttttgtgctatcaaatattgttcattctatctatctaactatatttttgcacctattaaCCATCCCAACTTATCCCCCTCCAcattacccttcccagcctctattAACCAtttttctactctctgtctccattagATCAATtgttaggttttttgtttttgtagggtttttttgtttttttttgagacagggtcttgctctgttgcccgggctagagtgccatggagtcagcctacttcacagcaacctcaaactcctgggctcaagcaatccttctgcttcagcctcccgagtagctgggactataggcatgtgccaccatgcccagctaattttttatatatatatttttagttggtcaattaatttctttctatttttagtagagatggggtctcactcttgctcaggctggtcttgaactcctgacctcgagagatcctcccaccttagcctcccagagtgctagcaattgtttttaatatttagctcccacatatgagtgagaacatgcaagatttatctttctgtgcttggcttatttcactgaacataaagttctctagttccattcatgttgttgcaaatggcaggatttcactgttttttttttttttttagtgtggctatgtagtattccattgtatatatgtaccacaatttctttatccatttatccattgatggacacttaggttgattccaaatctttgctaTTGCAAatcgtgctgcaataaacatgggagtgcaggtatctttttgataaattgaATTCTCCTCCTCTGGGTATATagtcagtagtgggattgctgggtcatagggtagttctatttttagttttttaaggaacctccatactgttttccatagttgcactaatttacattcccaccaacagtgtacaagggttcccctttctccgtatccttgccagcatttcttattgcctgtcttttgatAAAAGGCATTTTAACTGGTTCTTCTGACTTTAAAGGAAACCTTTCTTTCCAGAGGAGGGAAAAGGCAACTTCTCCAAGATACAACAAGGAGCATTTTGAAGTTGTAAAGAACCTGaaaatctttatattatttattcaatcaggaaaaaaaatttttttttgaatccTATCAAACCTGGATCCCTTGTATTTAtctacttattttctttcctttccccacccatttcttctttcttttaaatttctttttgctgctgctgttgtttaaAGCAATCTTTTTCTATATTAGAGCAGGAAACAGTTCTCCAGGCTGGGAGGATTTGGCCCATACTGAGAAGCAAAGGGGGTTTCTAAAcccaattttctttcttctttttaagtctTCCCACCCCTTTCAGTCCAGAGAGACAACAGAAATAATTGATCCATCAGCCAGTACCAGATCCAGGAGATTTACATACAaattcctcctctccttcccggACCCCCTCTCAAATTTAAAATCctagaagaggggaaaaaagaaaaagaaatttctttctaaacTAGCAGGAACTCTGCGGGCCACCCTCACCCCACAACCAGGTgagagagggggagaaggggaataATACACCACAGCCTCCTCCCTCGCCACGCACACCACCCCTTTTCTGGTGTGGAATCACTTAAGGTTTGGGTAAAACTCCCCTCTCTCCCTGGAGACTTATCTGGAAGCTTTTAGGGGtcggaggcagaggtggggaagCAGAAGGAGAATTCCCCCAAACACTTGTCAGGCCTAAAAGAGTCGTCTCTTTACTTAAAACTGCCCGTCACCCCCCAACCCTCCACCATTAATTTTCGATTAAGACCTCCTCCTTACGGCAACTAAACTTTACTTTGCATAATTAAGATTTGCCTCGGAAGAAGCGGGCGGGAGAAGCCGAAGCTCCGGGCCATTCTCCTTCACCTCGCCAACACCTCCCCCCCAAAACCCTCTAGCTCCGGGCCTCGGAGTTCCTGAGTTTTCTCACTTTGAGGTGCCACCGAACACAAAGAACCATAATGGGCTCCTTTGTGCTCGCTACGGGGCAATTACGCCTGGGAGTCCGGGTCCCTTTAAGAGCCCCTTAAAGAGACaggctccctttttttttttgcagagggTTATTTAAGGGTGTGTgtagggggagggaaggggcggaCTCCTAGGGGGGTCTACGTGTAAACTGAAGTGAACCTTTTGCCTGGGCTCATGAGAAGGGGCGGAGAGAAAAGGCTTTGTAAACTGTTAGGTTGTAAGTCTCTTGGTTTGggggttttaaaaagtttttaacttGAGATTTTTCACTTGACTTGAAAAACTGGACTGGAATAGGTGGGGTTCGAGCAGCCGGGGCCGGGGCAAGGATTTACAGAGCCCCTACGGGCAGAGCGCCTGGGCCCCGGGAGAGAGCGACCAGGGTCGAGTAGCCGGGCCCACCGCGGCTCGGGAGCGTGCGCGTCTCGGGATGCGGCCGCGGCGACTCGGGGAAACCCGGGCTGGGCAGACAGCGCCGAATGTAATAatagctgtctctttaaaaagcaaaaggagGGGGAAAGTTTTCTTGGCATCTGGTTTCTGATCTCATTATGTTGTGGTCGGCCAATCCGGCCCTCGGGGCTGGTCCTCGGGTTTGAATCTGATTGGCCGAGAGCACATTTTGGGACGGTGCGTAGAGCTCGACGGGGCGGTTTCAAGGATCCCTTTTTTGGGGGGCTGAGGAGAGGGCGGGGCCGCCAGCGGGGGCCCCCTTGAAACGGACTAATTGGGATCCGAGAGGCCGAGGTGAGGGCTGGAGGAGGCACAAAGGAGTCGctgggtggagagggaggggagcGGGGGAGCTGAGAGGCGAGAGGCGGAGAGAGGGCAGCGGCGCGCGGCGTGCCGGGTGGCTCAGTCGGACCGCGGCGAGCTAGCTGGCGGGcgcgccgccccctcccccgcccggcctCCCCAACTCTGAGGCCGCGAGCAAAGTTTGCTAagcggcgcgggaggcggcggccgcagctaggaggcggcggggaaggcGCGCGGTCTcggggttgggggcgggggcgggggggcgcCCAGGAGCCGGGTGGGGGGCGGCGGCCAGCATGCGGCCCCGCAGCGCCCTGCCCCgcctgctgctgccgctgctgctgctgcccgcCGCCGGGCCGGCCCAGTTCCACGGGGAGAAGGGCATCTCCATCCCGGACCACGGCTTCTGCCAGCCCATCTCCATCCCGCTGTGCACGGACATCGCCTACAACCAGACCATCATGCCCAACCTTCTGGGCCATACAAACCAGGAGGACGCGGGCCTGGAGGTGCACCAGTTCTATCCGCTGGTAAAGGTGCAGTGCTCGCCCGAACTGCGCTTCTTCCTGTGCTCCATGTACGCACCCGTGTGCACCGTGCTGGAACAGGCCATCCCGCCGTGCCGCTCCATCTGCGAGCGCGCGCGCCAGGGCTGCGAGGCGCTCATGAACAAGTTTGGTTTCCAGTGGCCCGAGCGCCTGCGTTGCGAGCACTTCCCGCGCCACGGCGCCGAGCAGATCTGCGTGGGCCAGAACCACTCAGAGGACGGAGCCCCGGCACTGCTTACCACCGCGCCGCCGCAGGGACTGCAGCCGGGCGCCGGCGGCACCCCTGGTGGCCCTGGCGGCGGCGGTGCGCCCCCACGCTACGCCACGCTGGAACACCCGTTCCACTGCCCGCGCGTCCTCAAGGTGCCATCCTATCTCAGCTACAAGTTTCTGGGTGAGCGCGATTGTGCAGCGCCCTGCGAACCGGCGCGGCCGGACGGCTCTATGTTCTTCTCTCAGGAGGAGACGCGTTTTGCGCGCCTCTGGATCCTCACCTGGTCGGTGCTGTGCTGTGCCTCCACCTTCTTTACTGTCACCACGTACTTGGTGGACATGCAGCGCTTCCGCTACCCAGAGCGGCCTATCATTTTTCTGTCGGGCTGCTACACTATGGTGTCGGTGGCCTATATCGCTGGCTTCGTGCTCCAGGAGCGCGTGGTGTGCAACGAGCGATTCTCCGAGGACGGTTACCGCACAGTGGTGCAGGGCACCAAGAAGGAGGGCTGCACCATCCTCTTCATGATGCTGTACTTCTTCAGCATGGCTAGCTCCATCTGGTGGGTCATCCTGTCGCTCACCTGGTTTCTGGCAGCCGGCATGAAGTGGGGCCACGAGGCCATCGAGGCCAATTCGCAGTACTTCCACCTGGCCGCCTGGGCCGTGCCCGCCGTCAAGACCATCACCATCCTGGCCATGGGCCAGATCGACGGCGACCTGCTGAGCGGCGTGTGCTTTGTGGGCCTCAACAGCCTGGACCCGCTGCGGGGTTTCGTGCTGGCGCCGCTATTCGTGTACCTGTTCATCGGCACGTCCTTCCTCCTGGCTGGTTTCGTGTCACTCTTCCGCATCCGCACTATCATGAAGCACGATGGCACCAAGACAGAGAAGCTGGAGCGGCTCATGGTGCGCATCGGAGTCTTCTCTGTCCTCTACACGGTGCCCGCCACCATCGTCATAGCCTGCTACTTCTACGAGCAGGCCTTCCGCGAGCACTGGGAGCGCTCGTGGGTGAGCCAGCACTGCAAGAGCCTGGCCATCCCGTGCCCGGCGCACTACACGCCGCGCATGTCGCCCGACTTCACCGTCTACATGATCAAATACCTCATGACGCTCATCGTGGGCATCACGTCGGGCTTCTGGATC
Encoded proteins:
- the FZD2 gene encoding frizzled-2 — protein: MRPRSALPRLLLPLLLLPAAGPAQFHGEKGISIPDHGFCQPISIPLCTDIAYNQTIMPNLLGHTNQEDAGLEVHQFYPLVKVQCSPELRFFLCSMYAPVCTVLEQAIPPCRSICERARQGCEALMNKFGFQWPERLRCEHFPRHGAEQICVGQNHSEDGAPALLTTAPPQGLQPGAGGTPGGPGGGGAPPRYATLEHPFHCPRVLKVPSYLSYKFLGERDCAAPCEPARPDGSMFFSQEETRFARLWILTWSVLCCASTFFTVTTYLVDMQRFRYPERPIIFLSGCYTMVSVAYIAGFVLQERVVCNERFSEDGYRTVVQGTKKEGCTILFMMLYFFSMASSIWWVILSLTWFLAAGMKWGHEAIEANSQYFHLAAWAVPAVKTITILAMGQIDGDLLSGVCFVGLNSLDPLRGFVLAPLFVYLFIGTSFLLAGFVSLFRIRTIMKHDGTKTEKLERLMVRIGVFSVLYTVPATIVIACYFYEQAFREHWERSWVSQHCKSLAIPCPAHYTPRMSPDFTVYMIKYLMTLIVGITSGFWIWSGKTLHSWRKFYTRLTNSRHGETTV